A genomic window from Cytobacillus suaedae includes:
- a CDS encoding YfhD family protein, with translation MGRSHGHKTRDKNKATLPQVPKNMKSDGIDEEFSRELADQDDLEAQARADAADRRQGKNR, from the coding sequence ATGGGCAGATCGCATGGACATAAAACACGAGATAAAAATAAAGCAACATTGCCACAAGTACCTAAAAACATGAAATCTGACGGCATCGACGAGGAATTCTCTCGAGAGTTAGCAGACCAAGATGACTTGGAAGCACAAGCGCGTGCAGATGCTGCAGACAGACGACAAGGTAAAAATCGTTAA
- a CDS encoding YfhE family protein, protein MAKEKRRERTKSTLSSAQELAYARDFKMADQAGGYTEKKARH, encoded by the coding sequence ATGGCAAAAGAAAAAAGAAGAGAACGTACAAAAAGTACTTTAAGTAGCGCACAGGAGTTAGCATACGCTAGAGATTTTAAAATGGCTGACCAAGCTGGTGGCTATACTGAGAAAAAAGCACGTCATTAA
- a CDS encoding GNAT family N-acetyltransferase, producing MLKKRDLQDCQALYELMVHPDVFPFVRHKANSYEEFLFLTKQTIEAEERGELISRTILDEWGSPIGTINLFDLQDNAGFLGTWLGKPYHGKGYNQLAKDAFFNELFYDMEIEKIFMRVRKINERSNKAAAKLPYVAFANHTRKSLLDEINAGQDIYNLYEISKDQYTLHTLRTAAVYEESQHLLEA from the coding sequence ATGCTGAAAAAACGTGATCTTCAAGATTGCCAGGCTCTTTATGAATTAATGGTGCACCCGGATGTCTTCCCTTTTGTGCGTCATAAAGCTAATTCATATGAAGAGTTTCTATTTTTGACAAAGCAAACAATTGAAGCAGAAGAGCGTGGTGAATTGATTTCACGTACCATTCTAGATGAGTGGGGCTCTCCAATTGGGACAATTAATTTGTTTGACCTACAAGACAACGCAGGTTTTCTTGGTACGTGGTTAGGTAAACCTTATCACGGAAAAGGATATAACCAATTAGCAAAAGATGCTTTCTTCAATGAACTATTTTACGATATGGAAATTGAAAAAATCTTTATGCGTGTTCGAAAAATAAATGAACGTTCTAATAAAGCAGCTGCAAAATTACCATATGTGGCCTTTGCAAACCATACACGAAAAAGCCTACTTGATGAAATTAATGCAGGGCAAGACATCTACAACCTGTATGAAATCTCAAAGGATCAATATACACTTCACACATTACGAACAGCAGCAGTATACGAAGAAAGCCAACATTTATTAGAAGCTTAA
- a CDS encoding amidohydrolase gives MPEILFKNATIYPITSAKLMNADLLVENGKIKELGFGLQPTEQTKVIECNGKHLLPGLIDVHTHLGLYDEGTGWAGNDANETIEPLTPHIRALDSVHPLDPAFGDAIRYGITTAHIMPGSSNIIGGTTSVIKTHGNNVSKMLMQPLAGMKVAFGENPKRMHSHGNKESITRMGIMGMLRETFYKALYGSHAENDIRVIPIIKALKREIPVRIHAHRADDIMSAVRFADEFNLDFRIEHCTEGHLIVDELADRNLKVSVGPTLTRRSKVELKNKTWKTYQVLTENGIEVSITTDHPYTPIQYLNVCAAIAVREGMDEHKALEGITITAARNLRIEDKVGSLEVGKDADIVLWNHHPFHFLAKPEITMIGGDIVYQGD, from the coding sequence ATGCCTGAGATTTTATTTAAAAATGCGACTATTTATCCTATTACTTCAGCTAAATTAATGAATGCAGATCTACTCGTTGAAAATGGCAAAATTAAAGAGTTAGGCTTCGGATTACAGCCTACAGAACAAACGAAGGTCATTGAATGTAACGGCAAACACCTTTTACCAGGATTGATTGATGTTCATACTCATCTTGGGTTATATGATGAAGGAACAGGTTGGGCTGGTAACGATGCAAATGAAACAATTGAACCACTTACACCACACATTCGTGCATTAGATAGTGTTCACCCACTTGACCCAGCATTCGGTGATGCAATCCGATATGGTATTACTACTGCACATATTATGCCTGGCAGCTCAAACATTATTGGTGGTACCACCTCTGTTATTAAAACACATGGAAACAATGTTTCAAAAATGCTAATGCAGCCATTAGCTGGTATGAAAGTAGCTTTTGGTGAAAATCCAAAACGAATGCATAGCCATGGAAACAAAGAGTCCATCACGCGAATGGGTATTATGGGGATGCTCAGAGAAACTTTTTATAAAGCACTATACGGAAGTCATGCAGAAAATGATATTCGTGTGATTCCTATTATTAAAGCACTAAAACGAGAAATTCCTGTCCGAATCCATGCACATCGTGCGGACGATATTATGTCAGCTGTTCGATTTGCAGATGAGTTTAACTTAGATTTTAGGATTGAACATTGTACTGAAGGACATTTAATTGTCGATGAATTAGCTGACCGAAATCTAAAGGTATCTGTTGGTCCAACACTAACACGCCGTTCAAAGGTTGAGTTAAAAAATAAGACTTGGAAAACCTATCAGGTACTCACGGAAAATGGAATTGAAGTTTCAATAACAACTGATCATCCTTATACACCGATTCAATATTTAAATGTATGTGCTGCAATAGCTGTACGCGAAGGAATGGATGAACATAAAGCATTAGAAGGAATCACGATAACAGCTGCTCGAAACCTAAGGATTGAAGATAAAGTAGGAAGTCTTGAAGTGGGTAAAGATGCTGATATCGTTTTATGGAATCATCATCCTTTTCATTTCCTTGCAAAACCTGAAATAACAATGATTGGTGGAGACATTGTTTATCAAGGTGACTAA
- a CDS encoding TIGR01777 family protein, whose protein sequence is MNIAIAGGTGFVGTALTNYLISKGHNVFILTRNVNNKKEQHPNLHYVKWLSPDSTPEAELTSIDAIVNLAGESINSGRWTTDRKKRILASRINATEKVIDLISSLSKKPEVLVNASAIGIYGTSLDETFTERSKRVGSDFLATTVHTWEKEALKSEEHGVRTVLARFGIILGEREGALPRMVLPYKLFIGGTIASGHQWLSWVHIQDVVRMIEFAITHESIKGPLNITTPEPKQMKDFGITIGAVIGRPHWLPVPSFALRLLLGEMSTLVVDGQKVLPEKIQQYGYRFLYENLEEALENILKT, encoded by the coding sequence TTGAATATTGCAATCGCAGGTGGAACAGGATTTGTTGGAACCGCGTTGACCAACTATCTCATATCAAAAGGACATAATGTCTTTATTTTAACTCGAAATGTAAACAATAAGAAAGAACAACACCCTAATCTACATTATGTAAAATGGTTAAGCCCAGATTCTACTCCTGAGGCAGAACTAACCTCAATAGATGCCATTGTGAATCTTGCAGGAGAATCAATTAATAGTGGTAGATGGACAACGGATAGAAAAAAGAGGATTCTAGCTAGCCGAATCAATGCTACTGAGAAGGTCATTGACTTGATCTCATCACTATCAAAAAAACCAGAGGTGCTCGTCAATGCAAGTGCAATTGGCATCTATGGAACCTCATTAGATGAGACATTTACCGAACGTTCAAAACGAGTTGGCTCTGATTTTTTAGCTACTACTGTTCACACTTGGGAAAAGGAAGCACTAAAATCAGAGGAACACGGAGTCAGGACTGTGTTGGCCCGCTTTGGAATTATTCTGGGAGAACGTGAAGGCGCACTACCAAGGATGGTCCTACCTTATAAGCTGTTTATAGGAGGCACAATCGCTTCAGGTCACCAGTGGTTATCTTGGGTCCACATACAAGATGTTGTTCGAATGATTGAATTTGCGATTACTCATGAGTCCATAAAAGGACCATTAAATATTACGACCCCTGAACCGAAACAAATGAAGGATTTTGGTATAACCATTGGAGCTGTAATCGGTCGTCCTCACTGGTTACCCGTACCTAGCTTTGCCTTACGTCTACTCTTAGGAGAAATGAGTACACTCGTAGTTGATGGACAGAAGGTATTACCGGAAAAAATACAGCAATATGGGTATCGTTTTCTTTACGAAAACCTTGAAGAGGCACTAGAAAACATACTAAAAACATAG
- the recX gene encoding recombination regulator RecX, translating to MAYITKITTQQKNKERYNVFIDYGKGEEYAFSVNQDVLIKFQLKKGLQLDELDLTEIQFEDDIKKAYNQALVFLSYRMRSEKEIVAHLKSKEVDDQVIPDIIHKLTSLNYVNDLEFAKAYVKTQINTSSKGPGIIKQELFEKGVSRDIVESSLELFSREEQVETALKLISKIQKKGNKVSKIQQKQKTEEMLMRKGFSWDIIQIANEEVEVEDTEEDEEWEAVQYQGRKAHSRYKKYEGREYEQKMKQALYRKGFSMELISRFIEMMKEEE from the coding sequence ATGGCTTATATTACCAAGATTACCACACAACAAAAAAATAAAGAACGTTATAATGTGTTCATCGACTACGGAAAAGGCGAGGAATATGCTTTTAGTGTGAATCAAGACGTTCTAATAAAGTTTCAGCTGAAAAAAGGCTTACAATTAGACGAGCTTGATTTAACAGAAATTCAGTTTGAGGATGATATAAAGAAGGCATATAATCAGGCGCTGGTATTTTTGTCATATCGTATGCGTTCAGAGAAAGAAATAGTCGCGCATCTAAAAAGTAAAGAAGTTGATGATCAAGTTATTCCCGATATCATTCATAAATTAACATCTCTTAACTATGTAAATGATTTGGAATTTGCGAAAGCGTATGTAAAAACGCAAATCAATACAAGCAGCAAAGGTCCAGGTATCATAAAACAAGAGTTATTCGAAAAGGGAGTTTCTAGGGACATTGTTGAATCTAGTCTAGAGTTATTTAGTAGGGAAGAACAAGTTGAAACAGCCTTGAAGCTGATTTCGAAGATTCAGAAAAAGGGAAATAAGGTATCTAAAATTCAGCAGAAACAGAAAACGGAAGAGATGTTAATGCGTAAAGGCTTTTCATGGGATATTATTCAGATTGCGAATGAAGAGGTTGAGGTGGAAGATACTGAAGAAGACGAAGAGTGGGAAGCTGTTCAATACCAAGGACGTAAAGCACATAGTCGTTACAAAAAGTATGAAGGCCGGGAGTATGAACAGAAGATGAAGCAGGCTCTTTATAGGAAGGGTTTTTCTATGGAGTTGATTTCACGGTTTATTGAGATGATGAAAGAGGAGGAGTAG
- a CDS encoding SDR family oxidoreductase, which yields METILITGAGSGLGKELALQYANQGHHILLAGRTLDKLNDTEKEIRNNGGKATSYAVDIGDVDQVEKWTETILKTHKISYLINNAGVGYFGALASLTNRQVEEMIHTNITGTINVTKSLLPHLLAQPNSKIMNIISTAGQKGKVNESVYVACKFAIRGFTESLIKELEASSTSVTAVYMGGMDTPFWNNAPRHIKDKSRLPTPKEIASIIIKEFNGQAELFV from the coding sequence TTGGAGACAATCTTAATTACCGGTGCAGGTTCGGGCTTAGGTAAAGAACTGGCCCTTCAATATGCAAATCAAGGTCATCATATACTATTAGCCGGAAGAACGCTTGATAAACTTAACGATACAGAAAAAGAAATACGTAATAACGGTGGAAAAGCTACATCTTATGCTGTGGATATAGGTGATGTGGATCAAGTCGAGAAATGGACTGAGACCATTTTAAAAACACATAAGATTTCATACTTGATTAACAATGCAGGTGTGGGTTATTTTGGAGCCCTTGCCTCATTAACGAATCGCCAAGTAGAAGAGATGATTCACACAAATATCACGGGTACAATAAACGTTACTAAATCACTACTACCACATCTGCTAGCCCAACCCAACTCAAAAATAATGAACATCATTTCAACCGCTGGCCAGAAAGGCAAAGTTAACGAATCAGTCTATGTTGCTTGCAAATTTGCGATTAGAGGTTTTACTGAAAGTCTCATAAAAGAGCTTGAAGCCTCTTCTACGTCCGTCACTGCGGTTTATATGGGAGGCATGGATACACCGTTCTGGAACAATGCACCCCGGCATATCAAAGACAAATCTAGACTCCCCACACCGAAGGAAATTGCTTCGATTATTATTAAGGAGTTTAATGGGCAGGCGGAGTTGTTTGTATAA
- a CDS encoding YfhH family protein, producing the protein MQEKRYSQMSEYELKQEIATLSEKARKAEQLGMVNEFAVLERKVVMAKAYLLNPEDFKPGEVYEIEGDPGATFKIDYMNGIFAWGNREGSKEEDALPISMLIRKG; encoded by the coding sequence ATGCAAGAGAAAAGATATAGCCAAATGAGTGAGTATGAATTGAAGCAGGAAATCGCAACACTTAGTGAAAAAGCAAGAAAAGCTGAACAGCTTGGAATGGTTAATGAATTTGCGGTGCTTGAACGCAAAGTGGTAATGGCTAAAGCATACCTTTTAAATCCTGAGGACTTTAAACCGGGTGAAGTTTATGAGATTGAAGGAGACCCAGGGGCTACTTTTAAAATTGACTATATGAACGGCATTTTTGCATGGGGGAATCGAGAAGGAAGTAAAGAGGAAGATGCATTACCTATTTCAATGCTCATAAGAAAAGGATAA
- a CDS encoding YpzG family protein, producing the protein MGKHTKKKFYDNLYSNPFQQAWANPKHSWAQVNGETKQTQNLIILENQTRKRS; encoded by the coding sequence TTGGGAAAGCATACTAAGAAGAAGTTTTACGATAATCTTTATTCGAATCCTTTTCAACAAGCTTGGGCAAATCCTAAACATTCATGGGCTCAAGTTAATGGGGAAACAAAACAGACACAAAACCTCATTATTCTTGAAAACCAAACTAGAAAGCGTTCGTAA
- a CDS encoding small, acid-soluble spore protein K: protein MVRNKERGFPNQNHNKFEGEPRAKAEYNSRRADGTINTHPQERMRASGRRQDHF from the coding sequence ATGGTAAGAAACAAAGAAAGAGGTTTCCCTAATCAAAATCACAACAAGTTTGAAGGTGAGCCGAGAGCAAAAGCTGAATATAATTCACGCCGAGCTGATGGCACAATCAACACTCACCCACAGGAACGAATGAGAGCATCGGGTAGACGACAAGACCACTTTTAA
- a CDS encoding YfhJ family protein — protein MNDYYERLTAYLLEKNSSLSYAQAKTWIELLWDDFETTYAKAGYEYKGKELTEKIVTQWINHYGSNLHEFVTNNPKYKHLLNQDDYLQH, from the coding sequence ATGAACGATTATTATGAACGGTTAACAGCGTACCTTTTAGAAAAAAACAGTAGTCTATCCTATGCTCAAGCTAAAACGTGGATAGAATTGCTTTGGGATGATTTTGAAACAACCTATGCAAAAGCGGGATATGAATATAAAGGGAAAGAACTAACAGAAAAGATTGTTACCCAATGGATTAATCATTATGGATCGAATCTTCATGAGTTTGTGACAAACAATCCTAAATATAAGCACTTGCTTAATCAGGATGATTATTTGCAACATTAA
- a CDS encoding metal-dependent hydrolase, which translates to MDTGTHVVMGLALGGIATIDPTVSAHPATAQAVMLGAIIGSQAPDLDTILKLRNNAQYIRNHRGITHSIPAIILWPLLISGIIYYFLPDANFFHLWIWTFIGVILHVFVDIFNAYGTQALRPFSKKWVALGVINTFDPFIFFMHIVGILLWGYGAHPGYTFLTIYLILIGYYLLRFSQRRKVANAVNEKIENIEEIIISPTLRFNQWHIAVTTDRYFYVARAVNNEIVIHDKFEKCPLPESPLFDAAKKDKNVSAFLSFSPVYRWEVDEYDDHYEVRFIDLRYRSKGYYPFVAVVQLDAKLEIVSSYTGWIFSEEKLRKKLELITN; encoded by the coding sequence TTGGATACAGGCACACATGTAGTCATGGGCCTTGCACTGGGTGGAATTGCTACAATTGACCCAACTGTATCAGCGCACCCTGCAACTGCCCAGGCAGTCATGTTAGGTGCAATTATCGGCTCACAAGCACCTGACTTAGATACCATACTTAAATTAAGAAATAATGCACAATATATACGAAATCATCGAGGTATTACTCACTCTATACCAGCCATTATTCTTTGGCCCCTATTAATTTCAGGGATTATTTATTATTTTTTACCAGACGCGAACTTTTTCCACTTATGGATTTGGACATTTATTGGTGTAATCCTTCATGTTTTTGTCGACATATTTAACGCATATGGGACCCAGGCCCTTCGACCATTTTCGAAAAAGTGGGTGGCTTTAGGGGTAATTAACACATTTGATCCCTTCATTTTTTTCATGCACATCGTGGGAATCTTGCTATGGGGCTATGGTGCGCATCCTGGTTACACCTTCCTAACCATTTACTTGATTCTCATTGGTTACTACCTTTTACGTTTTAGTCAGCGTAGAAAAGTGGCGAATGCTGTCAACGAAAAAATTGAAAATATCGAAGAAATCATTATTTCACCAACGCTCCGATTTAACCAATGGCATATTGCCGTAACGACTGATCGTTATTTTTACGTTGCTAGGGCGGTTAACAATGAAATTGTGATTCATGATAAGTTTGAAAAGTGCCCATTGCCAGAGTCACCTTTGTTTGATGCAGCTAAAAAAGATAAAAATGTGTCAGCTTTCTTATCTTTTTCACCGGTCTATCGATGGGAAGTGGATGAATATGATGATCATTATGAGGTCCGATTCATTGATTTACGATATAGAAGTAAAGGGTATTACCCCTTTGTAGCAGTTGTACAGCTTGATGCAAAATTAGAGATTGTAAGCTCCTATACAGGATGGATTTTTAGTGAAGAAAAATTGAGGAAGAAACTTGAATTAATAACAAACTAA
- the mutY gene encoding A/G-specific adenine glycosylase: MNNTTKEILEHFSINEFQDDLISWFDKEKRDLPWRKNKDPYKVWISEIMLQQTRVDTVIPYFNNFIKQFPTIDSLAEADEEKVLKAWEGLGYYSRARNLQAGVREVKESYNGIVPNTAEEISKLKGVGPYTTGAILSIAYGVPEPAVDGNVMRVLSRILSIWDDIGKTKTRQQFEVIIKEIISKENPSYFNQGLMELGALICIPSNPACLLCPVQKHCKAFAEGVQRELPVKSKKKQPKSVAMAAVVIEDTEGNIIIHKRPGKGLLANLWEFPNHETVNEYDVQKKHLQDYLQETYGLDVEIKEQFTSIQHVFSHLIWNIAVFKGKLVGQLESQENLKLVSENEISEYPFPVSHQKIYKEYKI; encoded by the coding sequence ATGAACAATACAACTAAAGAGATACTAGAACACTTTTCTATAAATGAATTTCAAGATGATTTAATCAGCTGGTTTGATAAGGAAAAAAGAGATCTTCCTTGGCGCAAAAATAAAGATCCTTATAAAGTATGGATCTCTGAAATTATGCTACAGCAAACTCGAGTTGATACGGTTATCCCTTATTTTAACAACTTTATTAAACAGTTTCCAACAATAGACTCATTAGCAGAAGCAGATGAGGAAAAGGTCCTAAAGGCATGGGAAGGGCTCGGCTATTACTCAAGAGCACGTAACCTTCAAGCAGGTGTAAGAGAGGTAAAGGAATCTTATAATGGAATTGTCCCAAATACAGCTGAGGAAATCTCGAAGCTTAAAGGGGTTGGACCGTATACAACTGGTGCCATTCTTAGTATTGCATATGGGGTACCAGAGCCAGCGGTTGATGGCAATGTAATGAGGGTGCTATCAAGAATTTTATCAATCTGGGATGATATCGGAAAAACAAAAACACGTCAGCAATTTGAAGTGATTATTAAAGAGATCATTTCAAAGGAAAATCCATCTTACTTTAATCAAGGTCTCATGGAGCTAGGTGCCTTAATTTGTATCCCATCCAATCCAGCCTGTTTATTATGTCCTGTTCAAAAGCACTGCAAAGCCTTTGCTGAGGGAGTCCAAAGAGAACTGCCAGTAAAAAGCAAGAAAAAGCAGCCGAAATCAGTAGCAATGGCTGCAGTTGTAATTGAAGATACAGAAGGAAATATAATAATCCACAAAAGACCTGGCAAGGGATTACTAGCTAACCTATGGGAATTTCCAAATCATGAAACGGTAAATGAATATGATGTCCAGAAAAAACACTTACAAGATTACCTTCAGGAGACATATGGCCTTGACGTCGAAATCAAAGAACAATTTACCTCGATTCAACATGTGTTTTCTCATCTAATATGGAATATTGCCGTCTTTAAAGGAAAATTGGTCGGCCAACTTGAAAGCCAAGAAAACCTAAAATTAGTTTCAGAGAACGAAATCAGTGAATACCCGTTCCCTGTTTCACACCAAAAAATCTACAAAGAATACAAAATCTAA
- the fabL gene encoding enoyl-[acyl-carrier-protein] reductase FabL: protein MSNKVALVTGSSRGIGKAIAIRLASEGYDIVINYARSKSAALEAAAEIEALGRKALVVKANVGKPEKIVEMFQEIDEAFGRLDILVSNAASGVLRPIMELEESHWDWTMDINSKGLLFCAQEAAKRMEKNGGGKIVSLSSLGSIRYLKNYTTVGVSKAAVESLTRYLAVELAEKNIIVNAVSGGAVDTDALKHFPNREELLDDARKNTPAGRMVEPEDLVNTVMFLLSDQASMIRGQTIIVDGGRSLLV from the coding sequence ATGTCTAATAAAGTAGCACTTGTAACTGGAAGTAGTAGAGGAATCGGTAAAGCAATCGCTATCCGTTTAGCAAGCGAAGGATATGATATCGTAATTAACTACGCGAGAAGCAAGTCAGCAGCTCTTGAAGCCGCTGCTGAAATAGAAGCGTTAGGACGTAAAGCTCTTGTAGTAAAAGCAAACGTAGGGAAACCAGAAAAGATTGTCGAGATGTTTCAAGAAATCGATGAAGCATTTGGAAGACTTGATATTTTAGTGAGTAATGCAGCATCAGGTGTGCTTCGTCCAATTATGGAGCTTGAAGAGTCGCATTGGGATTGGACGATGGATATTAACAGCAAAGGCCTACTTTTCTGTGCCCAAGAGGCGGCAAAAAGAATGGAGAAGAATGGTGGAGGGAAAATTGTCAGCTTAAGTTCATTAGGCTCTATTCGTTACCTAAAGAATTACACAACGGTTGGTGTTTCAAAAGCAGCTGTAGAATCACTAACAAGATACCTTGCAGTAGAGCTTGCTGAAAAAAATATCATCGTCAATGCTGTATCTGGTGGAGCGGTAGATACCGATGCACTAAAACACTTTCCAAACCGTGAAGAATTGTTAGATGATGCAAGAAAAAATACACCTGCTGGCAGAATGGTGGAACCTGAAGACCTTGTTAATACGGTTATGTTCCTTTTATCTGACCAAGCAAGCATGATTAGAGGTCAAACCATTATCGTCGATGGCGGTAGATCACTACTCGTTTAA
- a CDS encoding gamma-type small acid-soluble spore protein: protein MANQNPNQTSAGTNVQEVRQQNAQSQGQGGAGQFGTEFASETNAQEVRRQNQQSQANKGQGNS, encoded by the coding sequence ATGGCAAACCAAAATCCAAATCAAACATCTGCTGGAACTAACGTTCAAGAAGTTAGACAACAGAATGCACAATCTCAAGGTCAAGGTGGAGCTGGTCAATTCGGAACTGAATTCGCTAGCGAAACTAACGCTCAAGAAGTAAGACGCCAAAACCAACAAAGCCAAGCTAACAAAGGTCAAGGCAATTCTTAA
- a CDS encoding DUF402 domain-containing protein → MDAPMEGDRVQIHSYKHNGNIHRVWDETTILKGTQSLVIGANDRTIVTESDGRTWITREPAICYFHSKHWFNIIGMIREDGIYYYCNISSPFIWDKEALKYIDYDLDIKVFPDMTYILLDEDEYERHRREMRYPEPIDRILWSNVDRLIRWIRGRKGPFAPEFIDQWYERYLTYRR, encoded by the coding sequence ATGGATGCTCCCATGGAAGGAGACAGAGTACAAATACATAGCTATAAACACAATGGAAATATCCATCGTGTTTGGGATGAAACCACTATTTTAAAAGGGACGCAAAGCCTTGTAATTGGTGCAAATGATCGTACAATTGTGACAGAATCAGATGGACGAACATGGATTACAAGGGAACCGGCGATTTGCTACTTCCATTCTAAACATTGGTTTAATATTATCGGTATGATCAGGGAAGATGGGATCTATTATTACTGTAATATTAGCTCACCCTTTATTTGGGACAAAGAAGCATTAAAATATATAGATTATGATTTAGATATTAAAGTTTTCCCGGACATGACCTATATTTTATTGGATGAGGATGAATATGAACGCCATCGACGTGAAATGAGATATCCTGAACCAATTGACCGTATCCTTTGGAGCAATGTGGACAGGCTGATACGTTGGATCCGCGGGCGAAAAGGTCCCTTTGCACCAGAATTCATTGATCAATGGTATGAACGTTATTTAACGTATCGAAGGTAA